From a region of the Pseudomonas fulva 12-X genome:
- a CDS encoding SDR family oxidoreductase, whose amino-acid sequence MNASGNTLLITGGGSGIGRELALRFHALGNTVIVTGRHLDTLQETISGREGMHAMTLDMADPDAIREFAREITGRFAALNGVINNAGIMRIDDVGRESDLADAEAQVVTNLLGPIRLNNALVEHIKRQQNGFIVNVSSGLAFVPRADAAVYGATKAGIHLYTQALRHQLAGQVRVIELAPPAVQTELTPGQAHREGYMPLDAFIDEVMALFTQQPVADEIIVERARFQRLAEREGRFDEAFLRINGGA is encoded by the coding sequence ATGAACGCATCAGGCAACACCCTGTTGATCACCGGCGGAGGTTCGGGCATCGGCCGTGAACTGGCGCTGCGCTTCCACGCGCTGGGCAATACCGTGATCGTCACCGGCCGCCATCTGGATACGTTGCAGGAAACCATCTCCGGGCGCGAAGGCATGCATGCCATGACCCTGGACATGGCTGACCCCGACGCGATCCGCGAATTCGCCAGGGAAATCACCGGCCGCTTCGCGGCTCTCAATGGCGTGATCAACAACGCGGGCATCATGCGCATCGACGATGTTGGCCGTGAGTCCGACCTGGCCGACGCCGAGGCTCAGGTGGTCACCAATCTGCTGGGGCCGATTCGCCTGAACAATGCGCTGGTGGAACACATCAAGCGTCAGCAGAACGGCTTCATCGTCAACGTCTCATCGGGGCTGGCCTTCGTGCCGCGCGCCGATGCGGCGGTTTACGGCGCCACCAAGGCGGGCATTCATCTCTATACCCAGGCGCTGCGCCATCAACTGGCCGGCCAGGTACGGGTCATCGAGCTGGCGCCGCCAGCGGTGCAGACCGAGCTCACACCCGGCCAGGCCCATCGCGAGGGTTACATGCCGCTGGACGCCTTCATCGATGAAGTGATGGCGCTGTTCACCCAGCAGCCGGTAGCGGACGAAATCATCGTCGAGCGCGCCCGCTTCCAGCGCCTGGCCGAGCGCGAGGGGCGCTTCGACGAAGCCTTCCTGCGCATCAATGGCG
- a CDS encoding winged helix-turn-helix transcriptional regulator, with translation MSVDEERHRKTREQLKAAAPLEPRVAELVNGVIARVADKWTMIILDVLAEHGETRFLQLQRLVGGISQKMLTQTLRDMEREGLVIRTVHPEVPPRVEYRLTDLGLSLGEAFCGVWIWAQAHLEAIERARAAFDERNPKR, from the coding sequence ATGTCAGTCGATGAGGAACGTCACCGCAAGACACGTGAGCAGCTCAAAGCGGCCGCGCCGCTGGAGCCGCGCGTGGCCGAACTGGTCAACGGCGTGATTGCCCGCGTGGCGGACAAGTGGACGATGATCATCCTCGATGTACTCGCCGAGCATGGCGAAACGCGCTTTCTGCAATTGCAGCGGCTGGTGGGCGGCATCAGTCAGAAGATGCTGACGCAGACACTGCGCGACATGGAGCGCGAGGGCCTGGTGATCAGGACGGTGCATCCAGAGGTGCCACCGCGGGTGGAATATCGGCTGACCGATCTCGGCCTGAGCCTGGGTGAAGCGTTCTGTGGCGTATGGATCTGGGCTCAGGCGCATCTCGAGGCCATCGAGCGTGCCCGTGCGGCCTTCGATGAGCGCAACCCGAAACGCTGA